The following coding sequences lie in one Spinacia oleracea cultivar Varoflay chromosome 1, BTI_SOV_V1, whole genome shotgun sequence genomic window:
- the LOC110805718 gene encoding uncharacterized protein: MESKQQHPLHQIAETPTHKLLLKQWLKEQDLILGRVSLKESQIDGVRKEITNLYTIFFLFHSLSLLLLFNISSTGSSAAACKKSWVPSLCSLLFSMAVIWAVRYKTDVEGHLEKLLEREKEDWKLLGKCVEELKKKGIEFDLLKEVDALRRAKSMRIETKAVKKWSARDFVSLFFFALSCIFLGLTRIILCS; this comes from the coding sequence ATGGAATCAAAACAACAACACCCACTTCACCAAATAGCCGAAACCCCAACCCACAAACTCCTCCTCAAACAATGGCTCAAAGAACAAGACCTAATCCTTGGTCGAGTCTCCCTCAAAGAATCCCAAATTGACGGTGTTCGAAAGGAAATCACAAACCTCTACACAATCTTCTTCCTATTCCACTCATTATCACTCCTCCTCCTATTCAACATCTCCTCCACCGGCTCCTCTGCCGCGGCCTGTAAGAAGTCATGGGTTCCCTCACTCTGTTCCTTGCTGTTTTCAATGGCGGTGATTTGGGCGGTTAGGTATAAGACCGATGTGGAGGGTCATCTTGAGAAGCTGCTGGAAAGGGAGAAGGAAGATTGGAAGTTGCTAGGGAAGTGTGTGGAGGAGCTTAAGAAAAAAgggattgaatttgatttgttgaAGGAGGTGGATGCGCTTCGAAGAGCGAAAAGTATGCGGATTGAGACGAAAGCTGTGAAGAAATGGTCTGCTAGAGATTTTGTTTCTCTCTTCTTCTTTGCTCTTTCTTGTATTTTTCTGGGTCTTACTAGAATCATCTTGTGTAGTTAG
- the LOC110779961 gene encoding probable LRR receptor-like serine/threonine-protein kinase At1g56130 translates to MHSLKSRFSRWQPPPSYITSHTTTWCCCIIALLVTSYCSFAQSQNTSRVATAPIEAQALSSILQQWGTPANTRQWNTTGDPCSGAALDNSIIIDNTDYNPFIKCDCSYNGSTICHITALKVYAIDAIGVLPDELWNLIYLTNLRLGQNYLTGSVSSGIGNLTRLQYLDIGTNALSGPLPRELGQLTELLSLGLGPNNFSGSLPSEIGNLTRLEQLSISSSGVSGAIPSTFANLQNLVRVRASDIELTGVIPEFIGNWSLLESLRLEGTSFQGPIPSSLSNLTSLQELRISGLSNHSSSLEFVTSLTSLRFLSLKNNNITGSIPRSLGELQSLVQLDLSFNNITGRIPDSVFNLGSLSHLFLGNNRLTGALPAQKSPSLANIDVSYNHLSGSFPSWISQQNIELNFIANNFSVTSSNSRSLPLGLNCLQNGFPCNSGVGRYSDFAIKCGGPQIRASNQIVYESDNEALGPATYFVTSNNNWAVSNVGLFTSNNNVSYTFTSPRQFISLDSELFQTARLSAGSLRYYGLGLENGNYSVLLQFAEIQIENGRTWRSLGRRVFDILIQGNRVERDFDIRREAGSQSYIPIQRNYTTLVTENYLEIHLFWAGKGTCCIPNQGTYGPSISAISVTPLFQPRPVSSTNSHRIAIIIGVVVPVAVVSLVTLGACWFIQRRKKLRAAEEELLGIDAKPYTFSYAELRSATGDFDPANKLGEGGFGAVYKGNLSDGRVVAVKQLSVASKQGKNQFITEIATISAVLHRNLVKLLGCCIDGQKRLLVYEYLENKSLDKVLFGDSKLELNWAKRFEVCLGVARGLTYLHQDSRLRIVHRDVKSSNILLDSDLHPKISDFGLAKLYDDKKTHMSTVVAGTIGYIAPEYAMRGHLTEKVDVFAFGVVALEIVSGRSNCDSSLSMEEMYLLDWAWHLYENKQGVELVDKKLKEVNEAEVNRLIAIAFLCTQTSPAHRPTMSRVLAMLSGDVEVGIIPSKPTYLVDWEFDYSSDMTSETPGFSKFCDASSTLYTTTYGPNSLADNALLNLR, encoded by the exons CACAAGCATTGAGTTCAATTCTACAGCAATGGGGGACGCCGGCGAACACACGGCAGTGGAATACAACCGGAGATCCTTGTTCTGGGGCTGCGCTTGATAATTCAATTATAATTGATAACACTGATTATAATCCCTTCATCAAATGTGATTGTTCTTATAATGGCAGCACTATCTGCCACATTACTGCTTT GAAGGTCTATGCAATTGATGCTATAGGTGTGCTACCAGACGAGCTTTGGAATTTGATTTACCTCACTAATTT GAGACTGGGACAAAATTACTTGACAGGCTCTGTTTCTTCAGGCATTGGAAACCTAACTCGCTTGCAATACCT GGATATTGGTACTAATGCATTATCTGGGCCACTTCCGAGAGAACTTGGTCAACTTACTGAGCTGCTATCATT GGGTCTTGGTCCAAATAATTTCTCTGGATCCCTGCCATCAGAGATTGGAAACCTTACAAGATTGGAGCAACT GTCCATTAGCAGTTCTGGAGTTAGTGGTGCAATTCCTTCAACATTTGCTAATTTGCAAAACCTAGTACGCGT GCGGGCATCGGACATTGAACTTACGGGTGTGATACCGGAATTCATTGGAAATTGGAGTCTGCTTGAATCGCT GAGGCTTGAAGGCACCTCATTTCAGGGACCAATACCATCATCACTTTCTAATCTAACCTCCTTGCAGGAATT GAGGATAAGTGGCTTGTCAAATCACAGCTCTTCCTTGGAATTTGTAACTAGTCTTACGTCCTTAAGATTCTT AAGTCTGAAGAATAACAATATAACAGGTTCCATACCCCGTAGTTTAGGAGAACTGCAGTCTTTGGTTCAGCT GGACCTGAGCTTCAACAACATAACAGGACGAATTCCAGACTCCGTCTTCAATCTCGGCTCTCTTTCTCACTT GTTTCTTGGAAACAATAGACTTACCGGTGCTCTGCCTGCTCAGAAAAGCCCATCTCTGGCTAATAT TGATGTATCCTACAACCATTTATCTGGGAGCTTTCCTTCTTGGATCAGCCAACAGAACATAGAGCT TAATTTCATTGCGAATAATTTCTCTGTAACAAGCTCGAACAGCAG ATCTTTGCCGTTAGGGTTGAACTGTTTGCAGAATGGATTTCCTTGCAACAGCGGTGTAGGACGTT ATTCTGACTTTGCAATCAAGTGTGGTGGTCCACAGATTAGAGCATCCAATCAAATAGTATATGAAAGTGATAATGAGGCCCTTGGTCCTGCAACTTATTTTGTTACTAGCAATAATAATTGGGCTGTCAGTAATGTCGGATTGTTCACCTCAAACAACAACGTGTCCTATACGTTTACCTCTCCACGCCAGTTTATTAGTCTAGATTCTGAACTATTCCAAACAGCAAGGCTATCAGCTGGATCCCTAAGATACTATGGGTTAGGGCTTGAGAATGGTAATTACAGTGTGCTCCTGCAATTTGCAGAAATACAAATTGAGAATGGTAGAACTTGGAGAAGTCTTGGAAGGCGTGTGTTTGATATTCTTATCCAG GGAAATCGGGTGGAAAGAGATTTTGATATACGTAGAGAGGCAGGAAGTCAGTCATACATACCTATTCAGAGAAATTATACAACTCTAGTGACAGAAAACTACCTTGAAATACATCTATTTTGGGCTGGAAAAGGAACATGCTGCATACCTAACCAGGGAACATATGGACCTTCAATATCAGCCATCAGCGTTACCCCAC TGTTTCAACCAAGGCCTGTAAGCTCAACAAACTCTCATAGGATTGCTATAATTATTGGAGTAGTTGTTCCTGTTGCAGTCGTTTCCCTTGTTACTTTGGGTGCATGTTGGTTTATTCAAAGAAGGAAGAAATTGCGTGCAGCAGAAGAAG AGCTTTTAGGCATCGATGCCAAACCATACACTTTCAGTtatgctgaattgaggtcagcTACTGGAGATTTTGACCCTGCAAATAAGCTCGGTGAAGGAGGCTTTGGAGCTGTATATAAG GGAAACCTGAGTGATGGCAGAGTTGTTGCTGTTAAACAATTGTCAGTAGCATCTAAACAAGGGAAAAATCAATTCATAACTGAAATAGCTACTATATCTGCTGTACTACATCGAAACCTTGTGAAGTTGCTTGGATGCTGCATTGATGGACAAAAGCGTCTTCTTGTTTACGAGTACTTAGAGAATAAAAGTCTTGATAAAGTCTTGTTTG GAGACAGTAAATTAGAACTTAATTGGGCTAAGCGATTCGAGGTGTGCCTGGGAGTAGCAAGAGGCTTGACTTATCTTCATCAAGATTCCCGCCTTCGAATCGTGCACAGAGATGTTAAATCCAGTAATATTCTGCTCGATTCTGATCTCCATCCCAAAATTTCCGATTTTGGTCTAGCCAAACTATATGATGACAAAAAGACTCACATGAGTACTGTTGTTGCTGGGACAAT TGGATACATTGCACCAGAATACGCCATGCGTGGCCATCTGACAGAGAAGGTGGATGTGTTTGCTTTTGGTGTTGTTGCTCTGGAAATTGTTAGTGGAAGGTCCAATTGTGACTCGAGCTTGAGTATGGAAGAGATGTATCTTCTTGATTGG GCATGGCATCTGTATGAGAACAAACAAGGTGTTGAACTTGTGGATAAGAAATTGAAAGAAGTTAATGAGGCAGAGGTGAATAGACTGATTGCAATAGCATTTTTGTGCACTCAAACATCACCAGCACACCGTCCAACAATGTCTCGTGTCTTGGCTATGCTATCTGGGGATGTTGAAGTGGGAATCATTCCATCAAAGCCAACATACTTAGTAGACTGGGAATTTGATTACTCCAGTGATATGACTAGTGAAACACCgggcttttcaaaattttgtgATGCTTCAAGTACTCTTTACACAACTACATATGGACCAAATTCACTTGCAGATAACGCCCTTCTGAATCTTCGGTGA